The following are encoded together in the Strongyloides ratti genome assembly S_ratti_ED321, chromosome : 2 genome:
- a CDS encoding Elongation factor 1-beta, translating to MTFSKDSINTTSAADLAAFNAYLGDFPYAGGYTISSKDFTLFNLFKSTPCSKAYEHLSRWYKNVASFSDSEKKAFGEPSTTAGASKGDDDDFDLFDSEEEDEEQAKVVQERLKAYHDKKSKKPGPIAKSNIIYDVKPWDDTIKISDIEEGIRKIEKDGLVWGAAKVLPVAFGINKLQICCVVEDDKVSSDWLEEQITDMEDLVQSVDVVAFNKV from the exons ATGACATTCTCTAAAGATTCAATTAATACTACATCTGCTGCTGATTTAGCTGCTTTTAATGCTTATCTTGGAGATTTTCCATATGCCGGAGG ATATACAATTTCATCCAAagattttactttatttaatctttttaaaagtacACCATGTTCTAAAGCTTATGAACATCTTTCTCGTTGGTACAAAAATGTAGCATCATTCTCTGATTCAGAAAAAAAAGCTTTCGGTGAACCTTCAACAACTGCCGGTGCTAGTAAAGGAGATGACGATGATTTCGATCTTTTTGACTCAGAAGAAGAAGATGAAGAACAAGCTAAAGTTGTTCAAGAACGCTTAAAGGCTTACCATGATAAAAAATCTAAGAAACCAGGTCCAATTGCtaaatcaaatattatttatgatgTCAAACCATGGGatgatacaataaaaatttctgaTATCGAAGAAGGAATACGTAAAATCGAAAAAGATGGACTTGTATGGGGTGCTGCTAAAGTATTACCAGTTGCTTTCGGTATCAACAAACTTCAAATCTGTTGTGTTGTTGAGGATGACAAAGTTTCATCTGATTGGTTGGAAGAACAAATCACCGATATGGAAGATCTTGTTCAATCTGTTGATGTTGTTGCCTTTAAcaaagtataa
- a CDS encoding IA-2 ortholog — MKTLTGAAVFSARPYLYFNRVNLSNRSPKIIKLFLTFFIIISTFLPETTLIEGRLLQGCDVKSDLCEKNEKCFPDGFFGQCAEQSQYSSIMDLSLFPNEINKEFLFLTLEYNNNNGNWDDDVSQCYITLYKFSLLHNLEYQPFLCNGENVKKFIDIINNFQQNFKKINEEEFNKIKENFINNNQIKNNENDQENKIKTSDIDIKKINKKNEPIQNVNNIIDTNKNEFIPVMYVEKDESLPVNVDDIYIPESNLISQIGDLIDNNDSDNKSELLVVPLDELLKDSSNGNVINDEFDLPSSYQYPLNNPLVENDDDEELIPTDGNDIFYREERQLPTIIETPYESNSIEVVPVTVSDSSLDNINDNSNNDNALDDIIAIPVELEEVTVYEKPIDEEIPLVEEIPMKYTNELPNKNIPLSKEIISPELFDNLALDEFLLERYPESNIEIEEAIPLNSEANGQQILLKKDDEKYITDDLGLDNTEHKIVKGNSEVSMIEGNRIYINIKRDNLTDEQIIALANYLQDKIGDPNDLYFYDFLFENNQLSFKASSVGSITENSDNSKDKKEKRLDSPSGVAQAVYKRRKDIMTLSGIDVNEAGIGSGKNVVPIAKAGSDWLFKPILLVCMATVTSLLIVLLTQVCKTKKKNILAGGFYPEVIDHIDNLENGKGRTSGAYEELCRRRMSEIGVNGFNHDGSVTNKTKLGGTSSQNSSVSSWPDEAFLNSCNLDISTGHVILSFLQSYLDNPQKIHQEWESLASYQSPNDQITIASKPENLPKNRNQQILPYDESLIRLGSPTSSPSLKNTYINASSIFDVNPKHPSYIAAESPVSATIPNFWQMIWEKGVTIIVNLTTKEDMTIGRCEKYWPDDGSRVYDNYEIHLVSEHIWSEDYMVRSFYLKNITTNETRTVTQFHYLAWPENKIVPNQKTLLDFRRKVNKSYRGHASPILVHCSEGLGRTGAYLLLDMIANRITSGVKEINMAASLEYLRDNRNGAVKTEEQYKMVFSCLAEEVTSLIKSLPN, encoded by the exons ATGAAAACATTGACTGGGGCTGCCGTTTTTTCTGCAAGACCTTATTTATACTTCAATAGAGTTAATCTATCTAATCGTTCTCctaaaataatcaaattatttttaacttttttcatCATAATTAGTACATTTCTACCAGAAACAACATTAATTGAAGGCCGACTTTTACAAg gATGTGATGTAAAATCTGATTTATGTGAAAAGaatgaaaaatgttttccag ATGGCTTTTTTGGTCAATGTGCAGAGCAGTCTCAATATTCTTCTATTATGGATTTGTCATTATTTCCAAATGAAATCAACAAAGAATTTCTTTTCCTTACTTTAGAATACAACAACAATAATGGAAACTGGGATGATGATGTTTCTCAATGTTACATTACTCTTTACAAATTTTCTCTTCTCCATAATTTAGAATACCAACCATTTTTATGTAATGgtgaaaatgttaaaaaattcattgatatcattaataattttcaacaaaattttaaaaaaataaatgaagaagagtttaataagattaaagaaaattttataaataataatcagataaaaaataatgaaaatgatcaagaaaataaaattaaaacatctgatattgatattaaaaaaattaataagaaaaatgaaCCTATacaaaatgttaataatattattgatacaaacaaaaatgaatttattcCTGTTATGTATGTTGAGAAAGATGAATCATTACCAGTAAATGTTGATGATATATACATCCCAGAAAGTAATTTAATATCACAAATTGGagatttaattgataataatgataGTGATAATAAATCAGAGTTACTTGTTGTACCATTAGATGAATTACTTAAAGATTCTTCTAATGGTAATGTTATTAATGATGAATTTGATTTACCATCAAGTTATCAATATCCATTAAATAATCCATTGGTAGAgaatgatgatgatgaagaaTTAATACCAACAGATggaaatgatattttttatagagAAGAAAGACAACTTCCTACCATTATTGAAACACCATATGAAAGTAATTCTATTGAAGTTGTTCCAGTTACAGTTTCTGATTCAAGTTTAGACAATATCAATGACAATAGCAATAATGATAATGCATTAGATGATATTATAGCAATTCCAGTAGAATTAGAAGAAGTTACCGTCTATGAAAAACCAATTGATGAAGAAATTCCATTAGTTGAAGAAATTCCAATGAAATATACTAATGAATtaccaaataaaaatattccattatcaaaagaaataatatcaCCAGAACTTTTTGATAACCTTGCTTTGGATGAATTTTTACTTGAAAGATATCCAGAATCTAATATTGAAATTGAAGAAGCTATACCATTAAATTCTGAGGCAAATGGCCAACAAATTCTTCTCAAAAAAGatgatgaaaaatatattacagATGATCTTGGATTAGATAATACTGAacataaaattgttaaaggAAATAGTGAAGTTTCTATGATTGAAGGTAAtagaatttatattaatattaaaagagaTAACTTAACTGATGAACAAATTATTGCATTGGCAAATTATCTTCAAGATAAAATTGGTGATCCAAAtgatctttatttttatgatttcttatttgaaaataatcaACTTTCTTTTAAAGCTAGTTCTGTTGGTTCAATTACTGAAAATTCTGATAATagtaaagataaaaaagagAAACGCCTTGATAGTCCTTCTGGAGTAGCTCAGGCTGTTt acaAAAGAAGAAAAGATATTATGACATTATCAGGAATTGATGTTAATGAAGCAGGTATTGGAAGCGGAAAG aatGTTGTTCCTATTGCAAAAGCTGGAAGTGACTGGCTTTTTAAACCAATTTTACTTGTTTGTATGGCTACAGTAACCTCACTTTTGATTGTTCTATTGACACAAGTTTGTAAaactaaaaagaaaaatatacttGCTGGAGGATTTTATCCAGAAGTAATAGACCATATAGACAATCTTGAAAATGGAAAAGGAAGAACTAGTGGTGCTTATGAA gaGTTATGTCGTCGTAGAATGTCTGAAATAGGAGTTAATGGATTTAATCATGATGGTAGTGttacaaataaaacaaaGCTTGGTGGAACTTCTTCTCAAAATTCTAGTGTCTCTTCTTGGCCAGATGAAGCATTTTTGAATTCATGTAATCTTGATATCTCAACAGGACATGTTATTTTAAGTTTCCTTCAAAGTTATCTTGACAATCCTCAAAAAATTCATCAAGAATGGGAATCTCTTGCTTCTTACCAAAGTCCAAATGACCAAATAACAATTGCTTCAAAACCTGAGAATCTTCCAAAAAATAGAAATCAACAAATATTACCTTATGATGAAAGTTTGATTCGCCTAGGTTCACCAACATCTTCAccttctttaaaaaatacttacATTAATGCTTCAAGTATATTTGATGTCAATCCAAAACATCCAAGTTATATTGCTGCTGAGTCACCTGTTTCTGCAACAATTCCAAACTTTTGGCAAATGATTTGGGAGAAGGGAGTAacaattattgttaatttgACTACCAAAGAAGACATGACAATTGGAAGATGTGAGAAGTATTGGCCAGATGATGGAAGTAGAGTTTATGACAATTATGAAATTCATCTTGTATCAGAACATATATGGTCTGAAGATTACATGGTTCGTtcattttatcttaaaaatatcacAACAAATGAAACAAGAACTGTAACACAATTCCATTATCTTGCTTGGcctgaaaataaaattgtaccTAATCAAAAAACACTTCTCGATTTCAGAAG aaaagtAAACAAATCTTATCGAGGTCATGCATCACCTATCCTTGTTCATTGTTCAGAAGGTTTAGGACGTACTGGAGCTTACCTCCTCCTTGACATGATAGCTAATCGTATAACATCTGGtgttaaagaaattaatatGGCTGCATCTCTTGAGTACCTTCGCGATAATCGTAATGGAGCAGTAAAAACAGAAGAACAATATAAAATGGTTTTCAGTTGTCTTGCTGAAGAAGTAACTTCTTTAATTAAAAGCTTACCTAATTAA
- a CDS encoding Integrator complex subunit 9 — protein sequence MKIKVYSWLPNQPCFYIQFDDCNILLDTGLSMSSMDVFMPLQEFTNYSSDLFPIPHQDHKEHDFFKVLEKQAFITKKPLLHPIIPPEYVIRSLDAILISNVESFLALPYLVPVDSFRGVIYATDAVIEFAKLAMNDLLMYFERAEKVQINVNEEDEYAPWREYKFWHSFLNRPLTNPKEWRGMYSKLCIDTTIARATPIYLNSKVSINNSIEIMPTPSGFQIGSCNWLIYNGVEKISYITNSSVIRTHNKCMDLKAHAKSDILLLNSVNPNPMYNFNINVSTIKSIVFQTLMDLELIINVSQVLRHSTNFRDISIFYVAPNARTTIAYASRFPEYLISFRKNKCSNPEDPFEFDDLIKNNRLKIYDSFTDVLASEFRSPSIVITGHPSLRMGDVIHFMYMLGKDPRNSIVQVDPDYPFENLCGPFQKFSIKCFTCPLDYTLNETFVSSNLLNLINPKQIFLSDIYKPDLNSGYVTIRDPRVRFFRYGDVINTKCNKKFKDVLFSETMITVINMESDVKTNNLYSVKGFLNATDNKFIATSEDSRRNFKPLTKVPLYGSVDISQFTKDLKNDKIEFEVQGSGRSNSVTTIIISKPKNATVRVNNRINKTRIICDDMTLRDKLIKLLSKTLVCF from the exons atgaaAATTAAGGTATATTCTTGGCTTCCTAATCAACcatgtttttatattcaatttGATGATTGCAATATTCTTCTGGACACAGGACTTTCTATGTCTTCAATGGATGTATTTATGCCTTTGCAAGAATTTACAAA TTATTCTTCAGATTTATTTCCAATTCCTCATCAGGATCATAAGGAacatgatttttttaaagtactTGAAAAACAAgcatttattacaaaaaaaccTCTCCTCCATCCAATAATTCCTCCTGAATATGTTATAAGAAGTTTAGATGCTATTCTTATTTCAAATGTTGAATCATTTTTAGCATTACCATATTTAGTTCCTGTAGATTCTTTTCGTGGTGTTATTTATGCAACAGATGCTGTCATTGAATTTGCCAAACTAGCCATGAACGatttattaatgtattttGAGAGAGCAGAAAAAGTTCAGATAAATGTTAATGAAGAAGATGAATATGCTCCCTGGAgagaatataaattttggcattcatttttaaatagacCACTTACAAATCCTAAAGAATGGAGGGGAATGTATAGTAAACTTTGCATTGATACAACAATTGCCAGGGCTACaccaatttatttaaattcaaaagtttctataaataatagtataGAAATTATGCCAACACCATCAGGATTTCAAATAGGTTCTTGTAATTGGTTAATTTATAATGGAGtagaaaaaatatcttatatAACAAATTCAAGTGTAATAAGAACACACAATAAATGTATGGATTTAAAAGCTCATGCTAAATCTGATATATTGTTACTCAATTCTGTCAATCCAAATCCTATGTATAACTTTAATATCAATGTATCAACAATCAAAAGTATTGTATTTCAAACATTGATGGATTTAG AACTTATTATAAATGTGTCACAAGTTTTGAGGCATTCTACAAACTTTAGAGATATCTCAATATTTTATGTCGCTCCAAATGCAAGAACAACAATAGCATATGCTTCAAGATTTCctgaatatttaataagttttagaaaaaataaatgttcaAATCCAGAGGATCCATTTGAATTTGatgatttaattaaaaataatcgtttgaaaatttatgataGTTTTACAGATGTTTTAGCAAGTGAATTTCGTTCTCCTTCAATAGTTATTACTGGACATCCTTCTCTTCGTATGGGTGATGTGATTCATTTCATGTATATGCTTGGTAAAGATCCTAGAAACAGTATAGTTCAGGTGGATCCTGACTATccatttgaaaatttatgtGGACCATTTCAAAAGTTTtctataaaatgttttaccTGCCCTTTGGATTATACATTAAATGAAACATTTGTCTCATCAAATTTgctaaatttaattaatccTAAACAAATCTTTTTATCCGATATATATAAGCCAGATTTAAATTCAGGATATGTTACAATAAGAGATCCAAGAGTTAGATTTTTTAGATATGGAGATGTCATTAATACTAAatgtaacaaaaaatttaaagatgtTTTGTTTTCAGAAACAATGATTACTGTTATTAATATGGAGTCAGATGTAAaaactaataatttatattctgTTAAAGGTTTTTTGAATGCAACtgacaataaatttattgcaACAAGTGAAGATTCAAGAAGAAATTTCAAACCATTAACTAAAGTACCTTTATATGGATCAGTAGATATTAGTCAATTTActaaagatttaaaaaatgataaaatagaGT